The genomic segment AGCAGAATCCGTTCTGCTTCACCGTGCCGCGGTAGTCGCCGAACAGCAGCACCACGGCCGCCTCGTTCGGGTTCACCACGAACAGGCCCGCCAGCAGGAAGATGCTCACGACCATGGCCGAGAGCGCCGTGATCAGCATCCAGATCACATGGCTGGTGATCGCGTTGACGAACAGCCAGATCGACCCGCCCAGCAAGAGCAGCAGGAAGGGCAGGAAGAACAGGCCCGAAGCGACCTTCAGCGTCTTCTCGGTGTGCATCGGTGGCATCCTCCGCGTTGGGACCCCAGAACGGGCCTCGGTTGAGTGATGTGAGAATGATATCATAAAGAGATCATACGCGCAAACGATATTCCAGGTTGCATCAGGCGCAGGGGAGTGCCCGGGCAAGTGATGCCCCCTGTCCTGCGACGGTTATACGCCGTTCAGGATAGGACAGACCCACCGTGACGGGGGTGTCTGGAGGGCTCCTGCGCCAGGAGGGCGCAGGGGCCCGTAAGTCAAGCGCTCCAGGCACACGATGTGCCTGGAGCGCGTCCCCCGTCACAGAGGGTCTGTCCTATCCTGAACGCCGCATACCGGAGTCAGGCAGGGAGCGTTATTTGCCGGGCGCCGATTCCTTTTCGGTCCAGACCGCGATCGTCTGCAGGATCGTCCGTGTCGCCAGCTCCATGTCCTTGACGCAGACCCACTCCGTGTAGCTGTGGAAGCTCTGCTCGCCCGTGAACAGGTTCGGGGTGGGCAGCCCGCGCGCCGACAGGTTCGAGCCGTCGGTGCCGCCGCGGATCGAGCCCAGCTTCGCCGTCATGCCGCAGCGGCCGATCGCCTCCATCGCGTAGTCCACGGCGCGGGGCTCCTTGGCCAGGTCATATTTCATGTTGCGGTAGTATTCCTTGATCTGGACGTCGGCGCGGCTGCCGGGCCACTTGGCGCTGGCGGCGTCGGCGTGCTTGCGGATCAGGTCGGCCTTGGGCTTCAGCCCGGACTGGTCGAAATCGCGGATCAGCAGGTTGACGACGACCTTGCTGGTGTTGCCTTCCATGCTGATGGGGTGGACGTAGCCCTGCTTGTCCTCGGTGGTCTCGGGCGCCAGGTCCCGCGGCAGCGAGTCCAGGAACGCGCCGGCCACCTTGAGCGCCGGCACCATGCGGTCCTTGGCGTAGCCGGGGTGGATGTCGCGCCCGGTGAAGGTGACCACGGCGGCGTCGGCGCAGAACGTCTCGTTCTCGATCTCGCCGCGCTTGCCGCCGTCCATCGTGTAGGCCACGGTGGCGCCGAACTTCGCGACGTCGAAGTGCAGGACGCCCTTGCCGATCTCCTCGTCGGGCGTGAAGGCGACCTTCACGGCGCCGTGCCGGAAGCCGGGGTTCTCCACGAGGCGCG from the bacterium genome contains:
- the pepT gene encoding peptidase T, coding for MLERKPGSKFPTLVERFVAYARMDTQAKEGSDTYPSSPGQLVLAARLVEELKALGLQDAAKDEHGYVTASLPASDAAAAKVPAIAFISHMDTYPEVSGKDVQPVFHENYPGGDIALPKNGIVIPARENPYLAECVGETIITGDGTTLLGADDKAGIAEIMEALTRLVENPGFRHGAVKVAFTPDEEIGKGVLHFDVAKFGATVAYTMDGGKRGEIENETFCADAAVVTFTGRDIHPGYAKDRMVPALKVAGAFLDSLPRDLAPETTEDKQGYVHPISMEGNTSKVVVNLLIRDFDQSGLKPKADLIRKHADAASAKWPGSRADVQIKEYYRNMKYDLAKEPRAVDYAMEAIGRCGMTAKLGSIRGGTDGSNLSARGLPTPNLFTGEQSFHSYTEWVCVKDMELATRTILQTIAVWTEKESAPGK
- a CDS encoding SPFH domain-containing protein, which translates into the protein MHTEKTLKVASGLFFLPFLLLLLGGSIWLFVNAITSHVIWMLITALSAMVVSIFLLAGLFVVNPNEAAVVLLFGDYRGTVKQNGFC